Genomic window (Mesorhizobium sp. M4B.F.Ca.ET.058.02.1.1):
CGCAATTCCTCGAGGCGGCGTCGAAGCCCATCGACCCCGCAAAGCGCTCCAACGAGCATGCCAGCCATATTCTCGAAGCGCTGGAGACGAACCGCGTTTATCGCGGCCATTTCAACGTCAGGAACAGCGGCGTGATCACCAACCTGCCGCAGGACGCCATCATCGAGTCGCCCGGCTTCGTCGACCGCTTCGGCATCAACATGGCCGCCGGCATCACGCTGCCGGAAGCCTGCGCCGCCACCTGCATGGCCTCGATCAACGTGCAGCGCATGTCGGTGCATGCCGCGATATCGGGCGACATCGATCTCTTGAAGCTCGCCGTGCTGCACGATCCACTGGTCGGCGCGGTTTCGACGCCGGAGGAAGTCTGGCAGATGGTGGACGAGATGGTCGTTGCCCAGGCGGCCTGGCTGCCGCAATACGCGAACGCGGTGCCGGCCGCAAAAGAGCGGCTCTCGAAATCCAGGGTCAAGACCCGTGAATGGGCGGGTGCGGCGCGCAGAAGCGTGCGCTCGATCGAGGAATTGCGCGCCGAAAAGGCGGCGCTGAAACAGGCCGGCTGATACCTCGCGCCTGGAGGCGGACCGCGGGAGGCCGGTCGGTCAAATCAGTCGTCCCGAATAGAACGCGGGCAGCAGCAGACGTCGAAACATTTGGGAGGAAACAATGAGGAACTTACATCGAATTGGCATTCTGGCCGGACTGGCGCTGAGCGTCTCGGCATCGGCATTGAGCGCATACGCATCCGAACCGACGGTGCCGCCGGCGCCGGCGCAGTTTCCCGCCGAAGGGAAGATCAAATATGTGGCGCGCGACTCCATCCTGGAGTTCAAGGCGCTGCCCGAATACCACGAACCCGATTGGCTCACCGAAAAATACGTCAAGACCGGCAAGCTTCCGCCAGTCAAGGACCGCCTGCCGAAGGAGCCGCTGGTGTTCAAGACCGGGAACATGCCGGACGGCATCGGCGTCTATGGCGACACAATGCGCCATGTCATCGGTGGCCGGCCCGAAGGCTGGAACTATGGCGCCGGCCAGACCCAGGGCTGGGGCGGCATCGACATCGGCCTTTCCGAATGCCTGACCCGCACCGCACCGCTGTTCCAGATCGAGGCCAAGGACACCGAGCCGCTGCCGAACCTTGCCAGAAGCTGGGAATGGTCGAAGGATGGCCACAAGCTGACCATGCATCTGGTCGAAGGCGCCAAATGGTCGGATGGCGTGCCGTTCAATGCCGACGATGTCATGTTCTACTGGAACGATGAGGTCGTGGACCCCAACGTCTCGCCGCTGAACGGCGCCACCCAGGAAACCTTCGGCGTCGGCACCGCGCTGAAGAAGATCGACGACTACACCGTCGAGTGGACCTTCAAGGACGCCTTCCCGCGGCAGTACCTCTATGCCATGGCTTACGGCACCTTCTGCCCCGGCCCTCGCATATTCTGAAGCCGCAGCATCCGAAATATTCCAAGAACACCTACGACCAGTTCAAGAACGCCTTCCCGCCGGAATACATGAACATGCCGGTGATGGGCGCCTGGGTCCCGGTCGAATATCGGCCGGACGACATCATCGTCATGCGCCGTAACCCGTACTACTGGAAGGTCGACGAGAAGGGCAACCAGCTGCCCTACCTGAACGAGTTGCACTACAAGCTGTCTACCTGGGCCGACCGCGATGTTCAGGCGGTGGCGGGTTCGGGCGACTTCTCCAACCTGGAGCAGCCGGAAAACTTCGTCGCTTCGCTTAAGCGTGCTGCGGAAAAGGATGCGCCGGCCCGTCTCGCCTTCGGCCCGCGCCTCATCGGCTATAATCTTCGCATGAATTTCTCGGCCAATGGCTGGGGCAATCCGGACGAACGCAGTCAGGCCGTCCGTGAGCTGAATCGCAACGAGGACTTCCGCAAGGCCGTCACCATGGCGCTCGACCGCAAGGCGCTCGGCGACTCCCTGGTGAAGGGCCCGTTCACCGCCATTTATCCGGGCGGCTTCTCTTCGGGCACCTCCTTCTATGACCGCAACTCGACTGTCTACTACCCGTTCGATCTCGCGGGCGCCAAGGCGGAACTCGCCAAGGCCGGTCTCAAGGACACCGACGGCGACGGCTTCGTGAACTTCCCCACAGGAACCGCCGGCGGCAAGAACGTCGAGATCGTCATGCTGGTCAACAATGACTACACCACCGACAAGAGCCTTGCCGAGGGCGTCGTCGGCCAGATGGAGAAGCTCGGGCTTCGCGTCGTGCTCAACGGCCTCAATGGAACCCAGCGCGATGCCTCGCAATATTCCGGCCGCTTCGACTGGCTGGTGCGGCGCAACGACCAGGAGCTGACTTCTGTGGTGCAGAACACCGAGCAGCTCGCTCCGGTCGGCCCGAAGACCAGCTGGAACCACCGCGCGCCGGAAAGCGGCGAGGTCGACCTGATGCCGTTCGAGAAGGATCTCGTCGACATCGTCCGAAAGTTCGTCTCGTCACAGGACAATGACGAGCGCGCCAGCCTGATGAAGCAGTTCCAGAAGATCTCGACGGAACATGTCTACAATGTCGGCCTGACCGAATATCCCGGCGCGTTGATCGTCAACAAGCGTTTCTCCAACATCCCGCAGGGAACGCCGATCTTCATGTTCAACTGGGCCGAGGATTCGATCATCCGCGAGCGGGTCTTCGTCGCCGCCGACAAGCAGCACAAATACGAACTGTTCCCCGAGCAGCTTCCAGGCAAGCCCGGGGACAAGGGCCCGACGAACTGAGTTTCCTCCCCTGACCAAACTCCCGGCCGCGCCGCGCGCGCGGCCGGGACGAGATGAAGTCAGCGGCCAACCACTGAAGCGTGAATGCGAGGAGAAACGGACCGATGCTGCGATTCTTGGCTACGCGCATAGCGTCGGCGATCCCGGTCCTCGCCATACTGAGCCTGGTCACCTTTGCCATCATCCAGGCGCCGCCGGGCGACTATGCCGACTACATCCGCTCGCAACTCATCAACCAGGGCGGCGCCTCGTTCGCCGAAGCCGACGCGCAGGCGCAGGCCTACCGCGTCGAGCATGGCCTCGATAAGCCGCTGCCCATCCAGTATCTGAACTGGATCGGTGGTATCATCACCCGCGGCGATTTCGGCTACAGCCTCTATTACAACAAGCCAGTGGCCGATGTGGTCGGCGAGCGCCTGCCGCGCACGCTGCTGCTGGCGCTGGTCTGCCATCTGCTCGCCTCGGTGCTGGGCATCACATTCGGCATATGGGCGGCGACCCGGCAATATTCCTGGATCGACTCGACGCTGTCGGCCATTTCCTTTCTCGGCATGACGGTGCCGCGCTTCCTGATGGCGCTGATCATCGTCTATCTCCTGGTCTTCCAGTTAAACGTGTCGGAGATCGGCAGCTTCTTTTCGCCGGAGTATGGCGGCGCGCCGTGGTCGTGGGCAAAGTTCGTCGACCTGGTCAAGCATGTCTGGCCGGTGGTGGCGATCGCGACTTTCGGCGGGCTCGCCTACAACATGCGAGTCATGCGCGGCAATCTGCTCGACACGCTGAACGCGCAATATGTCGAGACGGCCAAGGCCAAGGGGCTGACTGGCGGCGCCGTCGTCATGCGCCATGCCGTGCCCAATGCACTGCATCCGCTGGTCATGTATCAGGGCGTGGTGCTGCCCTACATGCTGACCGGCGAGATCGAGACGGCGATTATCTTCGCGCTGCCGACCGTCGGACCGGCGATCGTGGGCTCGATGGCGGTCGGCGACGTCTATGTCACCGCCACCTTCATGATGGTGCTGTCGGCGACACTGATCGTCGGCAACATCATCGCCGACATGCTGCTCGTCCTGCTCGATCCGCGCATCCGCCAATACGGGGAGGGCTAGATGCTGGCGCGCGACACATCACTGCCACCGCCGCCCGCCGAGGGAGCCATCGAGAAACCCGCGCGCGGCAATGAGAGCTACATCGCGCTGGTCTGGCGGCGGCTGAAGCGTTCGTGGACCGGGATGGCCGGGCTTTGGCTCGTCGCGCTTCTGCTTCTCATGGCGGTGTTCGCGGAGTTTCTGGCTCCAATGGACCCGAAGGCCACGGATATAGGCTTCGCCCCGCCGCAGCTGCCGAGCTTCCATGACAAGGACGGCAATTTCGTCGCGCGACCGAGGGTGTATGCGCTGGCCGATTCCGCCGATCTCGATCCGGTCACCTTCCAGCCGATCGTCGGCCCCGACTATGAGCATCCGAGACTGCTTGGGTTCTTCGTCGAGGGCGCGCCCTACAAGCTCCTCGGACTGGTCCCGGCGGACCGGCATTTCTTCGCCTCCATGGACGGACAGCCGGTGCATTTCCTCGGCACCGACAAGTTCGGCCGCGACGTGCTGTCACGCGCCATCCACGGCTCGCGCGTCTCGCTGATGATCGCGCTGACGGTCGTCTTCATCATCACCATCATCGGCACCACCGTCGGCATGGTCTCCGGCTATTTCGGCGGCAGGTTCGACGTCTGGGTGCAGCGCTTCGTCGAACTGGTGCTCGCCTTCCCGCAGCTGCCGCTCTACCTGGCGCTGACCACGCTGATCCCGGTCACCGCGCCGACCAACGTTTTCCTCGCCTTTGTCATCATCGTCATGTCGGCGCTGGGCTGGGCGCAGATGTCGCGCGAGGTGCGCGGCAAGACACTGGCGCTGGCGCGAATAGACTATGTACGCGCCGCCATGGCGGTCGGCGCCACCGACCGGCGCATCATCATGCAGCACATCTTCCCCAATGTGATGAGCCACGTGATCGTCGCCGTGACACTGGCGATCCCGACGGTGGTGCTGCTCGAATCCTTCCTCGGTTTCCTCGGCTTTGCGGTCAAGCCGCCGCTGATCTCGTGGGGGTTGATGCTGCAGGACACCGCGACCTATTCGGTCATCGGCACCTATCCCTGGATTCTGTCGCCGGTCGGTTTCGTGCTGGTCACCGTCTTTGCCTTCAACGCGCTGGGCGACGGCCTGCGCGATGCCGTCGACCCTTATTGAGGTGGCTGGGATGTCCGTTGTACTCGCCGAACCCTTCGCACCAGCCTTCCGCCGCGACCATGGCGGGCGCCAGGACAAGCCCATCATCGACGCCCGCAACATCGAGGTCGCCTTCAAGGTCGAGCATGGCGTCGTCGATGCGGTCAAGGACGTCTCGTTCCAGCTCTATCGCGGCGAGACGATCGCGATCGTCGGCGAATCGGGTTCCGGCAAGTCTGTGACGGCGCGCACGGTCATGGGGTTGCTGTCGCGGCGTGCGACCGTGTCGCCCAGATCGAGCGTCGAATATGACGGCCAGGACATCCTGAAATTCCCGGAGAGCGCTCGGCGCAAGCTGCGTGGCAACCGCATCTCGATGATCTTCCAGGAGCCGATGAGCTCGCTCAACCCGATCTATACGGTCGGCAGCCAGATCGTCGAAGCGATCAGGGTGCACCGCAAGGTCAGCCGCAAGGAGGCCTGGGCGCGGGCGCTGGAGCTTTTGCGGCATGTCCAGATCCCTGAACCGGAAGCGCGGCTGAAGCAGTATCCGCATCAGCTCTCCGGCGGGCAGCGCCAGCGGGTGATGATCGCCATGGCTCTGGCCAACGATCCCGATGTGCTGATCGCCGACGAGCCGACGACAGCGCTCGACGTGACGGTGCAGGCGCAGATCCTGAACCTGATCCGCAACCTGCAGAAGGAATTGCGGATGGCGGTGATCCTGATCACCCACGACCTCACTGTGGTGCGCAAGTTCTCCGACTACGTCTATGTCATGCAGCATGGCGAGATGTGCGAACACAATATCACGGAACGGCTCTTCGCCGATCCGCAGCATCCCTATACGCGACGGCTGCTGGCCTCCGAGCCGCGTGGGCGGCCGCAACCATTGCCCGAGGGCTGCGGCACCATCCTCGAAGCGAACCGCGTGCGCGTCTGCTTCATGTTGCGCCACGGCAGCTTCCTGAAGCCCGACTGGCGCGAGCTGGTCGCCGTCGACGACCTCGACCTCAAGCTTTGCCGCCACGAGACGCTTGGGTTGGTCGGCGAATCCGGGTCCGGCAAGACGACGTTCGGCCAGGCGCTGCTTCGGCTGCTGGACGCCAAGCGCGGCGAGATCCGTTTCGACGGCCGGCCGATCCAGGGCCTGACCAGGGCCGAGATGCGGCCGCTGCGCTCGCGCATGCAAATCGTCTTCCAGGATCCGTTCTCGTCGCTCAACCCGCGCATGACGATCGGCCAGATCATCGAGGAAGGGCTTGTCGTCAACAGGATCGGTGCGACACGGCGCGAGCGAATCGAGCGGGTGCGCGAGGCGCTGGTCAGCGCCGGCATGCCGGGCGACATCCTCTCGCGGTTTCCGCATGAGTTCTCCGGCGGCCAGCGGCAGCGTATCGCGATCGCCCGGGCGATCGCGCTGGAGCCCGAATTCATCCTGCTCGACGAGCCGACATCTGCGCTCGACCTTTCCGTCCAGGCGCAGATTATCGACCTGCTGCGCAAGCTGCAGGACGAACGCGGCTTGAGCTATCTCTTCATCTCGCACGACCTCAAGGTGGTGCGCGCGCTGTGCCACCGCGTCATCGTCATGCAGCACGGCAAGGTCGTCGAGCAGGGACCTGTCGACGAGGTCCTCACCAATCCCAAGACCGCCTACACCGAACGGCTCGTCCGAGCCGCTTTCGATGTGGCCTGAGCATATGCCGGAGGTTAGCGTGGCAAGAAATCCCAAGATCACATTCATCGGCGCCGGTTCGACGGTGTTCATGAAGAATATTGTCGGCGACGTGCTGCAGCGCCCGTCGCTTTCGGGCGCGACAATCGCGCTGATGGATATCAATCCGCAGCGGCTGGAAGAAAGCGCTCTCGTCGTCAACAAGCTGATCGCGACGCTCGGCGTGAAGGCGAAAGCCGAAACCTATTCGGACCAGCGCAAGGCGCTCGCCGGCGCCGACTTCGTCGTCGTCGCCTTCCAGATCGGCGGCTACGAGCCCTGCACCGTCACCGACTTCGAGGTGCCGAAGAAGTACGGCCTGCGCCAGACCATCGCCGACACGCTGGGCGTTGGCGGCATCATGCGGGGTCTCAGGACCGTGCCGCACCTGTGGAAGATCTGCGAGGACATGCTCGCGGTCTGCCCCGAGGCGATCATGCTGCAGTACGTCAACCCGATGGCAATCAACACCTGGGCGATATCGGAGAAATACCCTGCCATCAGGCAGGTCGGCCTCTGCCATTCGGTGCAGGGCACGGCGATGGAGCTGGCGCACGACCTCGACCTTCCCTACGAGGAAATCCGCTACCGCTCGGCCGGCATCAACCACATGGCCTTCTATCTGAAGTTCGAGCATCGCCAGGCGGACGGTTCCTACCGCGACCTCTATCCCGATCTCGTGCGCGCCTATCGCGAAGGCCGCGCGCCCAAGCCCGGCTGGAACCCGCGCTGCCCGAACAAGGTGCGCTACGAAATGTTGACGCGGCTCGGCTATTTCGTCACCGAAAGCTCGGAACATTTCGCCGAATACACGCCCTATTTCATCAAGGACGGCCGCCCCGACCTGATCGAGAAGTTCGGCATCCCGCTCGACGAGTATCCGAAGCGCTGCATCGAACAGATCGAGCGCTGGAAAGGCCAGGCCGAAGCCTACCGCTCGGCCGACCGGATCGAGGTCGAGCAGTCGAAGGAGTACGCCTCGTCGATCATGAACTCGGTCTGGACCGGCGAGCCGTCGGTGATCTACGGCAATGTTCGCAACAATGGCTGCATCACCTCGCTGCCCTTCGATTGCGCCGCCGAGGTGCCGTGCCTGGTCGACGCTTCGGGCATCCAGCCTACGTATATCGGCGACCTGCCGCCACAGCTGACGGCGCTGATCCGCACCAACATCAACGTCCAGGAACTGACGGTGCGGGCGCTGATGAGCGAGAACCGCGAGCACATCTACCATGCGGCGATGATGGATCCGCACACCGCGGCCGAGCTCGATCTCGACCAGATCTGGTCGCTGGTCGACGACCTGCTCGCCGCGCACGGCGACTGGCTGCCGGCCTGGGCGCGTAAGGGTGGCCGGAGCAAGGCCGCCTAGGCGCCGGCCTTTTCGCGCGCCACAGCCTGCCAGCCGATGTCGCGGCGGCAAAAGCCCTGCGGCCAGTCGATGCGGTCGAGCGCGGCGTAGGCGCGTTGCTGCGCTTCGCCGACGGTCGCACCCGTCGCCGTGACATTGAGCACGCGGCCGCCATTGGCGACGAGCGCGCCGCCGTTGATGGCGGTGCCGGCATGGAAGATCTCGGCGCCGTCGCTGGCGGCCTCTTCAAGACCGCGGATGACCGAACCCTTTTCCGGCGTGCCGGGATAGCCCCTCGCCGCCATCACCACGGTCAGCGCCGCATCGTCGCGCCAGCGTATCGAGGTATGCGCGAGCTGGCCGTCGACGGCAGCGTTGAGCAGCACCAGGAGATCGTCCTTCAGCCGCATCATCAGCACCTGGCATTCGGGATCGCCGAAGCGGGTGTTGTATTCGATAAGCTTCGGCCCCTTGTCGGTGATCATCAGCCCGGCGAAGAGGATGCCGGCGAACGGCGCGCCGAGCTCGGCCATGCCGTGCATCGTCGGCTCGATGATCTCGCGCATGGTTCGCTCGACCATCTCGGGCGTCATCACCGGCGCCGGCGAATAGGCGCCCATGCCGCCGGTGTTGGGGCCGACGTCGCCATCACCGACGCGCTTGTGGTCCTGAGCGGTGCCGAAGGGCAGCGCCGTGGTGCCATCGCACAGGCAGAAGAAGCTCGCCTCCTCGCCGGTCAGAAATTCCTCGACCACCACCTCGGCGCCGGCGGCGCCAAAGGCGCCATCGAAACAGGCGTCGAGCGCGGCGA
Coding sequences:
- a CDS encoding ABC transporter permease translates to MLRFLATRIASAIPVLAILSLVTFAIIQAPPGDYADYIRSQLINQGGASFAEADAQAQAYRVEHGLDKPLPIQYLNWIGGIITRGDFGYSLYYNKPVADVVGERLPRTLLLALVCHLLASVLGITFGIWAATRQYSWIDSTLSAISFLGMTVPRFLMALIIVYLLVFQLNVSEIGSFFSPEYGGAPWSWAKFVDLVKHVWPVVAIATFGGLAYNMRVMRGNLLDTLNAQYVETAKAKGLTGGAVVMRHAVPNALHPLVMYQGVVLPYMLTGEIETAIIFALPTVGPAIVGSMAVGDVYVTATFMMVLSATLIVGNIIADMLLVLLDPRIRQYGEG
- a CDS encoding alpha-glucosidase/alpha-galactosidase gives rise to the protein MARNPKITFIGAGSTVFMKNIVGDVLQRPSLSGATIALMDINPQRLEESALVVNKLIATLGVKAKAETYSDQRKALAGADFVVVAFQIGGYEPCTVTDFEVPKKYGLRQTIADTLGVGGIMRGLRTVPHLWKICEDMLAVCPEAIMLQYVNPMAINTWAISEKYPAIRQVGLCHSVQGTAMELAHDLDLPYEEIRYRSAGINHMAFYLKFEHRQADGSYRDLYPDLVRAYREGRAPKPGWNPRCPNKVRYEMLTRLGYFVTESSEHFAEYTPYFIKDGRPDLIEKFGIPLDEYPKRCIEQIERWKGQAEAYRSADRIEVEQSKEYASSIMNSVWTGEPSVIYGNVRNNGCITSLPFDCAAEVPCLVDASGIQPTYIGDLPPQLTALIRTNINVQELTVRALMSENREHIYHAAMMDPHTAAELDLDQIWSLVDDLLAAHGDWLPAWARKGGRSKAA
- the purD gene encoding phosphoribosylamine--glycine ligase, encoding MRVLVIGSGGREHALAWKIAASPLLTKLYAAPGNPGIGRDAELVKLDIADHAAVAGFCKDNKIDLVVVGPEGPLVAGIADDLRGEGIRVFGPSKRAARLEGSKGFTKDLCARYDIPTATYGRFADLDSARAYVEKVGAPIVIKADGLAAGKGVTIAMTLDEALAALDACFDGAFGAAGAEVVVEEFLTGEEASFFCLCDGTTALPFGTAQDHKRVGDGDVGPNTGGMGAYSPAPVMTPEMVERTMREIIEPTMHGMAELGAPFAGILFAGLMITDKGPKLIEYNTRFGDPECQVLMMRLKDDLLVLLNAAVDGQLAHTSIRWRDDAALTVVMAARGYPGTPEKGSVIRGLEEAASDGAEIFHAGTAINGGALVANGGRVLNVTATGATVGEAQQRAYAALDRIDWPQGFCRRDIGWQAVAREKAGA
- a CDS encoding ABC transporter ATP-binding protein, with translation MSVVLAEPFAPAFRRDHGGRQDKPIIDARNIEVAFKVEHGVVDAVKDVSFQLYRGETIAIVGESGSGKSVTARTVMGLLSRRATVSPRSSVEYDGQDILKFPESARRKLRGNRISMIFQEPMSSLNPIYTVGSQIVEAIRVHRKVSRKEAWARALELLRHVQIPEPEARLKQYPHQLSGGQRQRVMIAMALANDPDVLIADEPTTALDVTVQAQILNLIRNLQKELRMAVILITHDLTVVRKFSDYVYVMQHGEMCEHNITERLFADPQHPYTRRLLASEPRGRPQPLPEGCGTILEANRVRVCFMLRHGSFLKPDWRELVAVDDLDLKLCRHETLGLVGESGSGKTTFGQALLRLLDAKRGEIRFDGRPIQGLTRAEMRPLRSRMQIVFQDPFSSLNPRMTIGQIIEEGLVVNRIGATRRERIERVREALVSAGMPGDILSRFPHEFSGGQRQRIAIARAIALEPEFILLDEPTSALDLSVQAQIIDLLRKLQDERGLSYLFISHDLKVVRALCHRVIVMQHGKVVEQGPVDEVLTNPKTAYTERLVRAAFDVA
- a CDS encoding ABC transporter permease; this translates as MLARDTSLPPPPAEGAIEKPARGNESYIALVWRRLKRSWTGMAGLWLVALLLLMAVFAEFLAPMDPKATDIGFAPPQLPSFHDKDGNFVARPRVYALADSADLDPVTFQPIVGPDYEHPRLLGFFVEGAPYKLLGLVPADRHFFASMDGQPVHFLGTDKFGRDVLSRAIHGSRVSLMIALTVVFIITIIGTTVGMVSGYFGGRFDVWVQRFVELVLAFPQLPLYLALTTLIPVTAPTNVFLAFVIIVMSALGWAQMSREVRGKTLALARIDYVRAAMAVGATDRRIIMQHIFPNVMSHVIVAVTLAIPTVVLLESFLGFLGFAVKPPLISWGLMLQDTATYSVIGTYPWILSPVGFVLVTVFAFNALGDGLRDAVDPY